From Triticum aestivum cultivar Chinese Spring chromosome 4A, IWGSC CS RefSeq v2.1, whole genome shotgun sequence, a single genomic window includes:
- the LOC123088632 gene encoding disease resistance protein PIK5-NP produces the protein MEGAPVTAATGVLGPVVAKLGALLGSDYKLRRQTRKDVKSIRSKLESVHSILWAIWEKEILDAECKALKKEALDLADDMEDAIDDFILTMKRSRRSKRLIQSKIKASCPFQDFRTRVDEVSGKCHTKWKNKCADPISSLFSRRSAKSSPPSKPPPPPPPRAPFVRKDASEIFGMEGWRNDLITYLVGGEEESTTVQPQLKMASIVGMAGVGKTTLASLVYEHEDIQNHFQSRAFVSVTLAPNMKEVLTKILNQVGAEPLASNEAGTEEGLIHAISNFLDDKRYLVIIDDMWHRGQWDIISKSFPQNNLGSRIVMTSRIHSIPRDDLDNNNFYIKMNPRWDFLNGRWLYRPDRFPYTTDEEDIAARMKPDMVGEGFDCDHPIVRMCGGVPLALLCMFSAMTMVQQQQEQLGVHVNARVVQDMIEKQVKQSGIQNTPGFEPLVESLQLGYADLPHHMMKTCLLYCSIYPENYSFHMNDLVMRWVAEGFTYKEDAAKDYLEQLGNRGLMLRVYDGAYQFQMNPMMRNFLRWKSREDNFIACSSDITLAYASGIHRLCIDDYHVDDGAMEGVDWSQIRSLVVFQGAKIYVPFEKLEHVRVLDLQYHPQDLEFNKVNFSLYEDLEFEALGKDCVKDICGLLRVRHLFGLEGKEVNEIPPEIARLRYLETLQVRRTLIRELPSEIGDLQQLKTLTVSRNQNLVELPREIGDLENLETLVLIYNRRLTEVPREIGKLQNLKRLDFTGTMLPKEIWGLKKLEQLALFEAPIGAVHWEASQLPKLKGVPESVRQTWKNGDLVSELSGEILYIELATSFGDRGGITVGTKHMHIPWWIKDHFNDLSSLDIRICKLEEQDLKILRGMPNLEYLTLRFEVVPTEPIVISGEGFPMLRLLTVDSRKPPVMSFQEGAMPMLQSLCFEFQFYGGPPNKDPLGIKHLRFLNDVTFSCSKWYGGAAESSPCISAMIKVVRKEAQEHPNWMRFFVTRREEEEFPANEESAQASSSGTAEIKEEIFQAKEVSSSQGTGEIKGEEEILEEAA, from the exons ATGGAGGGAGCTCCCGTGACCGCAGCCACGGGGGTCTTGGGGCCCGTCGTAGCCAAGCTCGGTGCTTTGCTGGGCAGCGACTACAAGCTTCGGCGCCAGACTCGCAAGGATGTCAAGTCCATCAGATCCAAGCTCGAGTCTGTGCACTCTATCCTTTGGGCCATATGGGAGAAGGAGATTCTTGATGCCGAATGCAAGGCGTTGAAGAAGGAAGCGCTAGATCTCGCCGATGATATGGAGGATGCCATCGACGACTTCATCCTCACTATGAAACGCAGCCGCAGAAGCAAGCGCTTGATACAGAGCAAGATCAAAGCCAGCTGCCCTTTCCAAGATTTCAGGACAAGAGTAGATGAAGTGTCAGGCAAGTGCCACACCAAGTGGAAGAACAAGTGTGCTGATCCTATCTCCAGCTTATTTTCAAGAAGAAGTGCAAAATCCAGTCCCCCCAGcaagccgcctcctcctcctcctcctcgagctccaTTTGTCCGCAAGGATGCATCAGAGATCTTTGGCATGGAGGGATGGAGGAATGACCTCATCACATACCTGGTAGGAGGAGAAGAAGAGAGCACAACGGTGCAGCCGCAGCTCAAAATGGCATCCATTGTTGGGATGGCCGGTGTGGGGAAAACAACACTAGCCAGCCTTGTGTATGAGCATGAGGACATTCAAAATCATTTCCAGTCCCGGGCTTTTGTGTCCGTCACTCTAGCTCCTAATATGAAGGAGGTTCTCACAAAAATTCTCAACCAAGTAGGAGCCGAACCACTTGCTAGCAACGAAGCAGGGACAGAGGAAGGTCTTATCCATGCTATATCGAATTTCCTAGATGACAAAAG GTACCTAGTAATAATTGATGACATGTGGCATCGTGGACAATGGGATATCATCAGTAAGTCATTCCCACAAAATAATCTGGGCAGCAGAATTGTCATGACAAGTCGTATTCATTCTATACCAAGAGATGATTTGGATAATAACAACTTCTACATCAAAATGAATCCTAGATGGGATTTTTTAAATGGAAGATGGTTGTACCGGCCTGATAGGTTCCCCTACACAACTGATGAGGAAGATATCGCTGCTCGGATGAAAcctgacatggttggagaaggttttGACTGTGACCATCCTATTGTGCGCATGTGTGGTGGTGTCCCTTTGGCACTACTTTGCATGTTTTCAGCAATGACAATGGTCCAACAGCAACAAGAACAACTAGGGGTACATGTAAATGCACGTGTTGTGCAAGATATGATTGAGAAGCAAGTTAAGCAAAGTGGAATTCAGAACACTCCAGGGTTTGAACCATTGGTAGAGAGTTTGCAGCTTGGCTACGCCGATCTTCCTCACCATATGATGAAGACCTGCTTGTTGTACTGCAGTATATACCCTGAGAATTATAGTTTTCACATGAATGATTTGGTCATGCGATGGGTCGCTGAAGGATTTACTTATAAAGAAGATGCAGCAAAAGATTATCTTGAACAGCTTGGCAACAGGGGGTTGATGCTGCGGGTATATGACGGGGCCTACCAATTCCAAATGAACCCGATGATGCGGAATTTCCTTAGATGGAAATCGCGTGAAGACAATTTCATTGCTTGCAGTTCCGACATCACATTGGCATATGCATCTGGAATCCATCGGCTGTGCATCGATGATTATCATGTTGATGACGGTGCGATGGAGGGGGTGGATTGGTCCCAGATTCGATCTCTTGTTGTTTTTCAAGGTGCTAAGATATATGTCCCTTTTGAGAAGTTGGAACATGTGCGAGTGTTGGATCTTCAATATCATCCTCAGGATCTTGAATTCAACAAGGTTAATTTCAGTCTTTATGAGGATCTTGAATTCGAGGCTCTTGGGAAAGATTGTGTGAAGGATATATGTGGACTGCTGCGTGTGAGGCACCTTTTTGGCCTAGAGGGGAAAGAGGTTAACGAGATACCACCAGAAATAGCGAGGCTGCGCTATTTGGAGACTTTGCAGGTCAGGCGAACATTGATCAGAGAGCTTCCCAGTGAAATTGGGGACCTACAGCAATTGAAGACTCTAACCGTGAGTCGCAACCAAAATCTGGTAGAGCTGCCCAGGGAGATTGGGGACCTCGAGAATTTGGAGACTCTGGTCCTGATATACAACCGCAGGCTCACAGAGGTACCTCGTGAGATCGGGAAACTGCAAAATTTGAAGCGACTGGACTTTACTGGTACAATGTTACCAAAGGAAATTTGGGGACTGAAGAAACTAGAACAATTGGCATTATTTGAAGCGCCCATCGGGGCAGTACACTGGGAAGCTAGTCAGCTTCCAAAATTAAAGGGAGTGCCCGAGTCGGTCCGCCAAACTTGGAAGAATGGTGATCTTGTGTCCGAGTTATCCGGGGAGATCCTATACATTGAATTGGCTACTTCGTTCGGTGACAGGGGTGGCATAACTGTTGGCACAAAACACATGCACATTCCATGGTGGATCAAGGATCACTTCAACGACCTTAGCTCCTTGGATATCAGGATCTGCAAACTAGAGGAGCAGGATCTCAAGATTTTGCGGGGGATGCCCAACCTGGAATATCTCACGCTAAGGTTTGAAGTCGTCCCAACAGAGCCCATAGTCATCAGCGGTGAAGGGTTTCCAATGCTAAGGCTACTCACTGTTGACAGCCGCAAGCCACCGGTTATGAGCTTCCAGGAAGGAGCGATGCCGATGCTGCAAAGTCTCTGCTTCGAGTTCCAGTTCTACGGTGGCCCACCAAATAAAGACCCTCTGGGTATCAAACACCTCCGCTTCCTCAACGATGTCACCTTTAGTTGCAGCAAATGGTATGGAGGAGCAGCAGAGAGCAGCCCGTGCATCAGCGCCATGATTAAAGTGGTGAGGAAAGAAGCCCAGGAGCATCCCAACTGGATGCGCTTTTTTGTCACTCGCCGCGAGGAAGAGGAATTTCCAGCGAACGAGGAGAGCGCACAGGCTTCAAGCAGTGGGACGGCAGAGATCAAGGAGGAGATATTTCAGGCGAAGGAGGTTTCCAGTAGTCAGGGGACGGGCGAgatcaagggggaggaggagatccTGGAAGAAGCTGCGTGA